In Pseudomonas sp. p1(2021b), the genomic window CCCGATGGCGAACACTGGCAGGTCACCCGGCTGGAACAAGTCACGGTACTTGTAGCCCGAGTACACCGCCGCCCCCACCATGGTCGGCATGGCCAGGAAGAACGAGAATTCGGTCGCCGCCTTGCGCGACAGGCCGAACAGCAGGCCGCCGATGATGGTCGAGCCGGAGCGCGAGGTGCCGGGGATCATTGCCAGGCACTGTACGAAGCCGATCTTCAGGGCATGGCTCCAGCGCATGTCATCGACGTGATCGACCTCGATGCGGTGCTCGCGACGCTCGGCCCACAGCATGATCACCCCACCCACCACCAGCGCCGCCGCCACGGTGACCGGGTTGAACAGGTATTCGTGGATCAGGTCGGCGAACAGCACGCCCAGGATCACCGCCGGAAAGAACGCGATCAGCAGGTTGGCCGTGAAGCGACGCGCCGTGGGTTGGCTGGACAG contains:
- a CDS encoding undecaprenyl-diphosphate phosphatase → MDFWSAFQAIILGIVEGLTEFLPISSTGHQIIVADLIDFGGERAMAFNIIIQLGAILAVVWEFRRKIFDVVLGLSSQPTARRFTANLLIAFFPAVILGVLFADLIHEYLFNPVTVAAALVVGGVIMLWAERREHRIEVDHVDDMRWSHALKIGFVQCLAMIPGTSRSGSTIIGGLLFGLSRKAATEFSFFLAMPTMVGAAVYSGYKYRDLFQPGDLPVFAIGFVVSFIFAMIAVRGLLKFIANHSYAAFAWYRIVFGLLILATWQFGWVDWATAHG